One window from the genome of Hydractinia symbiolongicarpus strain clone_291-10 chromosome 1, HSymV2.1, whole genome shotgun sequence encodes:
- the LOC130630322 gene encoding uncharacterized protein C05D11.13-like, which produces MSNPESNNSNNSVRGFRIFNNADRFVLQRPENNQRKIPRASIIDDVSLARRRLAQRVASLRCTETVDHANGRRHNDAVRQAAVLNAKSIEQAANRRTQNAERQAAARSLENTDDAANRRARDADRQAAARRLENTDHAANRRVQNAERQAAASQLENPDQAANRRARDADRPRSCTSFRKP; this is translated from the exons ATGTCTAACCCAGAGAGTAATAACAGTAACAACTCTGTACGTGGTTTTAGGATTTTTAATAATGCAGACAGGTTTGTGTTGCAACGCCCTGAAAATAACCAAAG GAAAATACCACGTGCATCAATTATTGATGATGTGTCCTTAGCTAGACGTAGACTTGCACAACGTGTTGCGTCTTTGCGTTGTACTGAAACTGTTGACCATGCCAACGGCAGGCGTCATAATGATGCTGTAAGGCAGGCAGCAGTTCTTAATGCTAAAAGTATTGAGCAAGCTGCCAATAGGCGTACTCAAAATGCTGAAAGGCAAGCTGCTGCACGTTCTTTAGAAAATACTGATGACGCTGCCAATAGACGTGCTCGGGATGCTGACAGGCAAGCTGCTGCACGTCGTTTAGAAAATACTGATCATGCTGCTAATAGACGTGTTCAAAATGCTGAAAGGCAAGCTGCTGCAAGTCAGTTAGAAAATCCTGATCAGGCTGCCAATAGACGTGCTCGAGATGCTGACAGACCAAGATCCTGCACGTCGTTTAGAAAACCCTGA